A genomic segment from Amycolatopsis camponoti encodes:
- a CDS encoding TetR/AcrR family transcriptional regulator translates to MTGVREPQQERSRTTRRRLIEAALDSFGERGWHGVTVAVIAERAGVSRGAAQHHFPTREALVAAAVDLLGEAQIDELRAQAADLPSGASRIERVVEMVLNLYTGPLFRAALQLWSVAATDDALRDVLVPLEARVGREAHRVTVELLGVDESRAGVRELVQATLDLARGLGLANLLTDDTRRRKQIVREWARTLELRLG, encoded by the coding sequence TTGACCGGCGTCCGCGAACCCCAGCAGGAACGCAGCCGCACCACGCGGCGGCGGCTGATCGAGGCCGCGCTCGACAGCTTCGGCGAGCGCGGCTGGCACGGCGTCACGGTCGCCGTGATCGCCGAGCGCGCGGGCGTCTCCCGGGGCGCCGCGCAGCACCACTTCCCGACCCGGGAAGCCCTCGTCGCGGCCGCCGTGGACCTCCTCGGCGAAGCGCAGATCGACGAGCTGCGGGCCCAGGCCGCGGACCTGCCGAGCGGGGCGTCGCGCATCGAGCGCGTCGTCGAGATGGTGCTGAACCTCTACACCGGGCCGCTGTTCCGCGCGGCCCTGCAGCTGTGGTCCGTCGCGGCGACCGACGACGCGTTGCGGGACGTGCTGGTACCGCTGGAAGCGCGGGTCGGGCGCGAGGCCCACCGGGTGACGGTGGAGCTCCTCGGCGTCGACGAGTCCCGCGCGGGAGTGCGCGAGCTGGTCCAGGCCACCCTCGACCTGGCGCGCGGGCTGGGCCTGGCGAACCTGCTCACGGACGACACGCGGCGCCGGAAGCAGATCGTGCGGGAATGGGCGCGGACGCTGGAGCTGCGGCTCGGGTGA
- a CDS encoding acyl-CoA dehydrogenase family protein, with translation MTDPFRTPERAELRETVRKFVEQEVLPHLDDWEREGELPRDLHRKAGDLGLLGVGFPEEVGGGDGNYLDALVIAEEMHYAGGSGGLFASLFTCGIAVPHIAEAGDPVQIERWVRPTLAGDKIGSLAVTEPDGGSDVAGIRTTAVREGDEYVINGAKTYITSGCRADFVTTVVRTGGDGAHGLSLIVVERGTPGFTVSRKLEKMGWLCSDTAELSYVDVRVPVENLVGAENSGFAQVATQFVTERLSLAVQAYSHAQRALDLTLDWCRLRETFGRPLISRQVVQHKLTEMARRVDVARTYARQAAIRHVSGEEVIAEACFAKNTAVEAAEWVVNEAVQLHGGLGYMRESEVERHYRDVRILGIGGGTTEILTGLAAKRLGYTS, from the coding sequence GTGACTGATCCGTTCCGGACGCCCGAGCGGGCCGAGCTGCGCGAGACCGTCCGCAAGTTCGTCGAGCAGGAGGTCCTGCCGCACCTCGACGACTGGGAGCGCGAGGGCGAGCTGCCGCGCGACCTGCACCGCAAGGCCGGCGACCTCGGCCTGCTGGGCGTCGGCTTCCCCGAAGAGGTCGGCGGCGGGGACGGCAACTACCTGGACGCTTTGGTGATCGCCGAGGAGATGCACTACGCGGGCGGTTCCGGCGGGCTGTTCGCGTCGCTGTTCACCTGCGGCATCGCCGTCCCGCACATCGCCGAGGCGGGCGACCCCGTCCAGATCGAGCGCTGGGTCCGGCCGACGCTGGCGGGCGACAAGATCGGCTCGCTGGCCGTCACCGAGCCGGACGGCGGGTCGGACGTCGCCGGGATCCGCACCACCGCCGTGCGCGAGGGCGACGAGTACGTCATCAACGGCGCCAAGACCTACATCACGTCCGGTTGCCGCGCCGACTTCGTCACGACGGTCGTGCGCACCGGCGGCGACGGCGCGCACGGGCTCTCGCTGATCGTCGTCGAGCGCGGGACGCCCGGCTTCACCGTGTCGCGCAAGCTGGAGAAGATGGGCTGGCTCTGCTCCGACACCGCCGAACTGTCCTACGTGGACGTCCGGGTGCCGGTGGAGAACCTGGTGGGCGCCGAGAACAGCGGGTTCGCGCAGGTGGCCACGCAGTTCGTCACCGAGCGTCTTTCGCTTGCCGTGCAGGCGTATTCGCACGCCCAGCGGGCCCTCGACCTGACGCTGGACTGGTGCCGGCTGCGCGAGACGTTCGGCCGTCCGCTCATCTCGCGGCAGGTCGTGCAGCACAAGCTCACGGAGATGGCTCGTCGCGTGGACGTGGCCCGCACCTACGCCCGGCAAGCCGCGATCCGGCACGTCTCGGGCGAGGAGGTCATCGCCGAGGCCTGCTTTGCCAAGAACACCGCCGTCGAGGCCGCCGAGTGGGTGGTCAACGAGGCCGTCCAGCTGCACGGCGGGCTCGGCTACATGCGCGAGTCCGAAGTGGAGCGCCACTACCGCGACGTCCGGATCCTCGGCATCGGCGGCGGCACCACCGAGATCCTCACCGGCCTGGCCGCGAAGCGATTGGGATACACGTCGTGA
- a CDS encoding acetyl/propionyl/methylcrotonyl-CoA carboxylase subunit alpha, translated as MIQNLLVANRGEIARRVFRSCRDAGIGTVAVFSDADAGAPHTLEADAAVRLPGNAPSETYLRAELLVKAAADTGADAVHPGYGFLSENAAFARAVLDAGLTWVGPPPEAIETMGSKVESKRLMSAAGVPVLSELDPDSVTAEDLPLLVKASAGGGGRGMRVVRSLDELAEAVEGASAEAASAFGDPTVFCERYLETGRHIEVQVLADTHGTVWAVGERECSIQRRHQKVVEEAPSPFVDEAMREELFDAARKAAKAIDYVGAGTVEFLAGPDGRFYFLEMNTRLQVEHPVTENVTGLDLVALQLRVAEGERLPADPPPTVGHSIEVRLYAEDPAAGWQPQSGTLHTFEVPDVDRRFTEGAGLRLDSGFESGSVVGVHYDPMLAKVITWAPTRAEAARRLAKALVASKIHGVVTNRDLLVTILRHEAFLAGETDTAFFDRHGLDTLAAPLATVDTERLSALAAALADAAGNRASATTQGRLPSGWRNVRSAGQRKVFSVADREYEVVYSLTRDGLEADGIDAGLVSAEPGRVVLDVAGVRRTFDVARHDGVSYVDSALGSVALTAAPRFADPDAALAAGSLVAPMPGTVVRLAVRAGDPVKAGDPLLWLEAMKMEHRIAAPADGVVTELPVTVGQQVEVGTILAVVGDEE; from the coding sequence ATGATCCAGAACCTGCTGGTCGCCAACCGCGGTGAGATCGCCCGCCGTGTGTTCCGCAGCTGTCGCGACGCCGGGATCGGCACGGTCGCGGTGTTCTCCGACGCCGATGCCGGCGCGCCGCACACCCTCGAAGCCGACGCGGCCGTGCGTCTTCCCGGCAACGCGCCGAGCGAGACGTACCTGCGGGCCGAGCTGCTGGTGAAGGCCGCGGCCGACACCGGCGCCGACGCCGTCCACCCCGGCTACGGCTTCCTGTCCGAGAACGCCGCGTTCGCCCGTGCCGTCCTCGACGCCGGGCTGACCTGGGTCGGACCGCCGCCGGAAGCCATCGAGACGATGGGCTCCAAAGTGGAGTCCAAGCGGCTGATGTCCGCCGCGGGCGTGCCCGTGCTGTCCGAACTGGACCCGGACTCGGTGACGGCAGAAGACCTGCCGCTGCTGGTCAAGGCCTCGGCCGGGGGTGGCGGACGCGGGATGCGCGTGGTCCGTTCCCTCGACGAGCTGGCCGAGGCGGTGGAGGGCGCGAGTGCGGAGGCCGCGTCGGCGTTCGGTGACCCGACCGTGTTCTGCGAGCGGTACCTGGAGACCGGACGCCACATCGAGGTCCAGGTGCTCGCCGACACCCACGGCACGGTGTGGGCGGTGGGGGAGCGCGAGTGCTCGATCCAGCGCCGGCACCAGAAGGTCGTCGAGGAAGCGCCGTCGCCGTTCGTCGACGAAGCGATGCGCGAAGAGCTGTTCGACGCCGCGCGCAAGGCCGCCAAGGCCATCGACTACGTCGGCGCGGGCACGGTCGAGTTCCTCGCCGGACCCGACGGCCGGTTCTACTTCCTCGAGATGAACACCCGGCTGCAGGTCGAGCACCCCGTCACCGAGAACGTCACCGGGCTGGATCTGGTCGCGCTGCAGCTGCGGGTCGCGGAAGGGGAGCGACTGCCCGCCGACCCGCCGCCGACCGTCGGCCACTCCATCGAGGTCCGGCTCTACGCCGAAGACCCCGCCGCGGGCTGGCAGCCGCAGAGCGGCACGCTGCACACGTTCGAAGTGCCCGATGTGGACCGCCGGTTCACCGAAGGCGCCGGGCTACGGCTCGACTCCGGCTTCGAGAGCGGGTCCGTGGTCGGCGTCCACTACGACCCGATGCTCGCCAAGGTGATCACCTGGGCGCCGACCCGCGCGGAGGCCGCCCGCCGGCTCGCGAAGGCACTGGTGGCGTCGAAGATCCACGGCGTCGTCACCAACCGCGACCTGCTGGTGACCATCCTCCGGCACGAGGCGTTCCTGGCCGGGGAGACCGACACCGCGTTCTTCGACCGCCACGGCCTCGACACCCTGGCCGCGCCACTGGCCACTGTGGACACCGAGCGGCTTTCGGCGCTGGCCGCGGCCCTCGCGGACGCGGCGGGCAACCGGGCGTCGGCGACCACCCAGGGGAGGCTGCCCAGCGGCTGGCGCAACGTCCGCTCCGCCGGGCAGCGCAAGGTCTTCTCCGTCGCGGACCGCGAGTACGAGGTGGTCTACTCGCTGACTCGCGACGGGCTGGAAGCGGACGGGATCGACGCCGGGCTGGTGTCGGCCGAGCCCGGCCGGGTCGTCCTGGACGTCGCCGGGGTGCGGCGCACCTTCGACGTCGCCCGGCACGACGGAGTGTCCTACGTGGACTCCGCGCTCGGTTCGGTGGCGCTGACGGCGGCACCGCGGTTCGCCGACCCGGACGCGGCGCTGGCCGCCGGGTCGCTGGTCGCGCCGATGCCGGGCACCGTGGTCCGGCTGGCCGTGCGGGCCGGGGACCCGGTCAAGGCCGGCGACCCCCTGCTCTGGCTCGAAGCGATGAAGATGGAACACCGCATCGCGGCACCCGCCGACGGCGTGGTGACCGAGCTGCCGGTGACCGTCGGACAGCAGGTCGAAGTGGGCACAATCCTGGCTGTGGTGGGAGACGAAGAATGA
- a CDS encoding acyclic terpene utilization AtuA family protein — MTYRIGNASGFYGDRFSAVREMLTGGPLDVLTGDYLAELTMLILGRDRMKDANRGYAKTFLRQMEENLGLAREKGVKIVANAGGLNPAGLADALRELAAKLGLDVKIAHVEGDDLVARADELNLGKPLTANAYLGAWGIVECLNAGADVVVTGRVTDASVIVGPAAAHYGWARDDYDALAGAVAAGHVIECGAQATGGNYAFFTEHSLGVPGFPIAEIEADGSSVITKHPGTGGVVNAGTVTAQLLYEITGARYAGPDVTTRFDTLSLAEDGPDRVRISGVRGEAPPPTLKVALNTLGGFRNETTFVLTGLDIDAKAALVREQLEAALKDRPPADVKWTLARTDHADADTEQTASALLHVAVKDADPKVAGRAFTGAAVELALASYPGFHVTAPPSDASPYGVYTAAYVDAGQVPHVAVLPDGMRVDIAPSSSTLDLSEVDEPALPEPLDHGPVRRVPLGTIAGARSGDKGGNANLGVWVRSEEAWRWLVHRLTVAEFKLLLPETADLPVTRYLLPNLRAMNFVVEGILGEGVASQARFDPQAKAFGEWLRSREIDVPEVLL, encoded by the coding sequence ATGACTTACCGGATCGGCAACGCGTCCGGCTTCTACGGCGACCGGTTCTCCGCCGTCCGGGAGATGCTCACCGGCGGCCCCCTGGACGTGCTCACCGGGGACTACCTGGCCGAGCTGACCATGCTCATCCTCGGCCGCGACCGGATGAAGGACGCGAACCGCGGCTACGCCAAGACGTTCCTGCGCCAGATGGAGGAAAACCTCGGCCTGGCGCGGGAAAAGGGCGTCAAGATCGTCGCCAACGCGGGCGGGCTCAACCCCGCCGGGCTCGCGGACGCCCTCCGCGAGCTGGCGGCGAAGCTCGGGCTCGACGTCAAGATCGCGCACGTCGAAGGCGACGACCTGGTCGCGCGCGCCGACGAGTTGAACCTCGGAAAACCCTTGACGGCCAACGCCTACCTCGGCGCCTGGGGCATCGTCGAATGCCTGAACGCGGGCGCGGACGTCGTCGTCACCGGGCGCGTCACCGACGCCTCGGTGATCGTCGGCCCGGCCGCCGCGCACTACGGCTGGGCCCGCGACGACTACGACGCCCTCGCCGGCGCCGTCGCCGCCGGGCACGTCATCGAGTGCGGCGCGCAGGCCACCGGCGGGAACTACGCCTTCTTCACCGAGCACTCCCTGGGCGTCCCGGGCTTCCCGATCGCCGAGATCGAGGCCGACGGCTCCAGCGTCATCACCAAGCACCCGGGCACCGGGGGAGTGGTGAACGCCGGGACCGTCACCGCGCAGCTGCTGTACGAGATCACCGGCGCGCGCTACGCCGGGCCGGATGTCACGACCCGGTTCGACACGCTCTCGCTCGCCGAAGACGGGCCGGATCGCGTCCGGATCTCCGGCGTCCGCGGGGAGGCTCCGCCCCCGACGCTGAAGGTCGCGCTCAACACCCTCGGCGGCTTCCGGAACGAGACGACGTTCGTCCTCACCGGACTCGACATCGACGCGAAAGCCGCGCTGGTGCGCGAACAGCTCGAAGCGGCGCTGAAGGACCGGCCGCCCGCCGACGTCAAGTGGACCCTGGCCCGCACCGACCACGCCGACGCCGACACCGAGCAGACCGCGAGCGCCCTGCTGCACGTCGCCGTCAAGGACGCCGACCCCAAGGTCGCCGGCCGCGCGTTCACCGGCGCCGCCGTCGAGCTGGCGCTGGCCAGCTACCCCGGGTTCCACGTCACCGCGCCGCCGTCGGACGCCTCGCCCTACGGCGTCTACACCGCGGCCTACGTGGACGCCGGGCAGGTCCCGCACGTCGCCGTGCTGCCGGACGGCATGCGTGTCGACATAGCGCCTTCGTCGTCCACTCTGGACTTGTCCGAAGTGGACGAGCCCGCCCTGCCCGAGCCGCTCGACCACGGGCCGGTGCGCCGGGTGCCGCTGGGCACGATCGCGGGCGCCCGCAGCGGCGACAAGGGCGGCAACGCCAACCTCGGCGTCTGGGTCCGGTCCGAAGAGGCCTGGCGGTGGCTGGTGCACCGGCTGACCGTCGCGGAGTTCAAGCTGCTGCTGCCCGAGACCGCCGACCTGCCGGTGACGCGTTACCTGCTGCCGAACCTGCGCGCGATGAACTTCGTCGTCGAAGGCATCCTCGGCGAGGGTGTCGCGTCGCAGGCGCGGTTCGACCCGCAGGCCAAGGCCTTCGGGGAATGGCTGCGGTCCCGCGAAATCGACGTCCCCGAGGTGCTCCTGTGA
- a CDS encoding SDR family oxidoreductase, with the protein MSTLDGKTIIMSGGSRGIGEAIALRGAKDGANVALLAKTAEPHPKLPGTIYTAAEAIEKAGGHALPILGDVRDDDGVAAAVAKTVEQFGGIDIVVNNASAIDLTPTEQVSMKRYDLMQDINARGTFLLSKLAIPHLRKSANAHILTLSPPISLDEKWFTAGHLAYSIAKYSMSLVTVGLAAELKKDGVAVNSLWPRTTIDTAAIRNVVGAELADRSRTPEIMADAAYAILTKPSGEATGNFFLDDEVLRAAGVTDFAKYRIGGSEEDLQLDFWVDPA; encoded by the coding sequence ATGTCTACATTGGACGGCAAGACGATCATCATGTCCGGCGGCAGCCGTGGCATCGGCGAGGCGATCGCGCTCCGGGGGGCGAAGGACGGCGCGAACGTCGCGCTGCTGGCCAAGACCGCCGAACCGCATCCGAAGCTGCCCGGCACCATCTACACCGCCGCGGAAGCCATCGAGAAGGCCGGCGGGCACGCGCTGCCGATCCTCGGCGACGTCCGCGACGACGACGGCGTGGCGGCGGCCGTTGCGAAGACCGTCGAGCAGTTCGGCGGCATCGACATCGTCGTGAACAACGCGAGCGCGATCGACCTGACGCCGACCGAGCAGGTCAGCATGAAGCGCTACGACCTGATGCAGGACATCAACGCGCGCGGCACGTTCCTGCTGTCCAAGCTGGCCATCCCGCACCTGCGGAAGTCGGCGAACGCGCACATCCTGACGCTGTCGCCGCCGATCAGCCTGGACGAGAAGTGGTTCACCGCCGGACACCTCGCGTACAGCATCGCGAAGTACTCGATGAGCCTGGTGACCGTCGGGCTCGCGGCCGAACTCAAGAAGGACGGCGTCGCGGTCAACTCCCTGTGGCCGCGCACGACCATCGACACGGCGGCGATCCGCAACGTCGTCGGCGCCGAACTGGCCGACCGCAGCCGGACGCCGGAGATCATGGCCGACGCCGCGTACGCGATCCTCACCAAGCCGAGCGGCGAAGCGACCGGGAACTTCTTCCTCGACGACGAGGTGCTGCGCGCGGCCGGCGTCACGGACTTCGCGAAGTACCGCATCGGGGGTTCGGAGGAGGACCTCCAGCTCGACTTCTGGGTCGATCCGGCTTGA
- a CDS encoding helix-turn-helix domain-containing protein, which translates to MTTPTVELGAFLRARRERLDPRDFGLPPRRRTPGLRREDVAELAGISVDYIVRLEQARGLRPSADVVEALAGALRLAPDERAYLFDLARQRPRDTDRLATTAAPPLARLVADLSPLPAMLLNHRYDVLAWNAGMARLMVDFGTLPPSRRNAVWICLMHPRVREFYVDRERVVRDGIAHLRAAWAAHPDDRALTGLIAELTDGDAEFARLWAERDVKVNARGRKVVRHPEAGVLALHFETLRPVQDPDQLLVIHRAADEESQAALDRLTRAAAPASAPIPARSASGAACRP; encoded by the coding sequence ATGACGACACCCACCGTGGAGCTGGGCGCGTTCCTGCGGGCCCGGCGCGAACGCCTGGACCCGAGGGACTTCGGCCTGCCGCCGCGCCGGCGGACCCCGGGGCTGCGCCGCGAAGACGTCGCCGAGCTGGCCGGCATCAGCGTCGACTACATAGTGCGGCTGGAGCAGGCCCGCGGACTGCGGCCCTCGGCGGACGTCGTGGAAGCGCTGGCCGGGGCACTGCGCCTGGCTCCCGACGAGCGCGCGTACCTTTTCGACCTGGCGCGGCAGCGTCCCCGCGACACCGACCGGCTCGCCACCACCGCGGCGCCGCCGCTGGCCCGGCTGGTCGCCGACCTCTCCCCGCTGCCGGCCATGCTGCTGAACCACCGCTACGACGTCCTGGCCTGGAACGCCGGGATGGCGAGGCTGATGGTGGATTTCGGCACGCTGCCGCCATCGCGGCGCAACGCCGTGTGGATCTGCCTCATGCACCCGCGGGTGCGCGAGTTCTACGTCGACCGGGAACGCGTGGTGCGGGACGGGATCGCGCACCTACGCGCCGCGTGGGCCGCGCACCCGGACGACCGGGCGCTGACCGGCCTCATCGCCGAGCTGACCGACGGCGACGCGGAGTTCGCGCGCCTGTGGGCCGAACGGGACGTCAAGGTCAACGCCCGCGGGCGCAAGGTCGTGCGGCACCCCGAGGCCGGGGTGCTGGCCCTGCACTTCGAGACGCTCAGGCCGGTCCAGGACCCGGACCAGCTGCTGGTCATCCACCGCGCCGCCGACGAAGAGAGCCAGGCGGCGCTGGACCGGCTCACCCGAGCCGCAGCTCCAGCGTCCGCGCCCATTCCCGCACGATCTGCTTCCGGCGCCGCGTGTCGTCCGTGA
- a CDS encoding acyl-CoA carboxylase subunit beta, producing the protein MTTLRSTVDTRAAEFGANREAMLEKLAEIDIEQAKAVAGGGDKYVERHRKRGKLLARERIELLLDEDSPFLELSPLAAWGTDYRVGASLVTGIGVVEGVECLISASDPTVKGGASNPWTTKKSFRAADIAAQNRLPSINLVESGGADLPTQKEIFIPGGRIFRDITRASAAGCPTVALVFGNSTAGGAYLPGMSDYVVMVKERAKVFLGGPPLVKMATGEESDDESLGGAEMHARTSGLADYLAVDEQDAIRLGRNIIKRLNWTKQGPSPKPEYDEPLYDAEDLLGIVPTDLKVPFDPREVIARVVDGSDFDEFKPLYGSSLVTGWASIHGYPVGVLANAQGVLFGEESQKAAQFIQLANQIHTPLVFLHNTTGYMVGKEYEQSGIIKHGAMMINAVSNSKVPHLSVLMGASYGAGHYGMCGRAYDPRFLFAWPSAKSAVMGPAQLAGVLSIVARAAAESRGQEYNEEHDKAMRAMVEGQIEAESMPMFLSGMLYDDGIIDPRDTRTVLGLSLSAIHNGPVKGAEGFGVFRM; encoded by the coding sequence GTGACTACTCTGAGGTCCACAGTGGACACGCGAGCCGCCGAGTTCGGTGCCAACCGCGAGGCGATGCTGGAGAAGCTCGCCGAGATCGACATCGAGCAGGCCAAAGCCGTGGCCGGCGGCGGCGACAAGTACGTCGAGCGCCACCGCAAGCGCGGCAAGCTCCTGGCCCGTGAGCGGATCGAGCTGCTGCTCGACGAGGACTCGCCGTTCCTGGAGCTGTCGCCGCTGGCCGCGTGGGGCACCGACTACCGCGTCGGCGCGAGCCTCGTGACCGGCATCGGGGTCGTCGAAGGCGTCGAGTGCCTGATCTCGGCCAGCGACCCGACGGTCAAGGGCGGCGCGAGCAACCCGTGGACGACGAAGAAGAGCTTCCGGGCGGCGGACATCGCCGCGCAGAACCGGCTCCCGTCGATCAACCTCGTCGAGTCGGGTGGCGCGGACCTGCCGACGCAGAAGGAGATCTTCATCCCCGGCGGCCGGATCTTCCGGGACATCACGCGGGCCTCGGCCGCGGGCTGCCCGACGGTCGCGCTGGTCTTCGGCAACTCCACCGCCGGCGGGGCGTACCTGCCGGGCATGTCGGACTACGTCGTGATGGTCAAGGAGCGCGCCAAGGTGTTCCTCGGCGGGCCGCCGCTGGTCAAGATGGCCACCGGCGAGGAGTCCGACGACGAGTCGCTCGGCGGCGCCGAGATGCACGCGCGGACGTCCGGCCTGGCCGACTACCTGGCCGTCGACGAGCAGGACGCGATCCGCCTGGGCCGCAACATCATCAAACGTCTCAACTGGACGAAGCAGGGGCCCTCCCCGAAGCCGGAGTACGACGAGCCGCTGTACGACGCCGAGGACCTGCTCGGCATCGTGCCGACCGACCTCAAGGTGCCGTTCGACCCGCGCGAGGTGATCGCCCGCGTCGTCGACGGCTCCGACTTCGACGAGTTCAAGCCGCTGTACGGCTCTTCGCTCGTCACAGGCTGGGCGAGCATCCACGGCTACCCGGTCGGCGTGCTGGCCAACGCCCAGGGCGTGCTGTTCGGCGAGGAGTCGCAGAAGGCCGCGCAGTTCATCCAGCTGGCCAACCAGATCCACACGCCGCTGGTGTTCCTGCACAACACGACCGGCTACATGGTCGGCAAGGAGTACGAGCAGAGCGGCATCATCAAGCACGGCGCGATGATGATCAACGCCGTGTCGAACTCGAAGGTGCCGCACCTGTCCGTCCTGATGGGAGCGTCCTACGGCGCCGGGCACTACGGGATGTGCGGCCGCGCCTACGATCCCCGGTTCCTCTTCGCCTGGCCGAGCGCGAAATCCGCGGTGATGGGCCCGGCGCAGCTGGCCGGCGTGCTGTCCATCGTGGCTCGCGCGGCAGCTGAGTCGCGCGGCCAGGAGTACAACGAGGAGCACGACAAGGCCATGCGCGCCATGGTCGAAGGCCAGATCGAGGCCGAGTCGATGCCGATGTTCCTCTCCGGCATGCTCTACGACGACGGCATCATCGACCCGCGCGACACCCGCACCGTGCTGGGGCTCAGCCTGTCGGCGATCCACAATGGACCAGTGAAGGGCGCCGAGGGCTTCGGCGTCTTCCGGATGTGA
- a CDS encoding acyl-CoA dehydrogenase family protein — translation MNAMNFIEPEERIALRKAVAELGAKYGHEYYAKKARAGEKTHELWDEAGRLGYLGVNIPEEYGGGGAGIADLAAVLEELAAAGSPLLLMVVSPAICGTVISRFGTEEQKKQWLPGIADGSKRMVFAITEPDAGSNSHKITTTAKRDGDGWVLSGRKVYISGVDEADAVLVVGRMEDSKTGRLKPALFILPTGTEGFEYTKIPMDIVAPENQFSLFLDDVKLPAEALVGEEDAAIAQLFAGLNPERIMGASFSLGIARYALAKATSYANQRQVWGTPIGAHQGLAHPLAEIKIELELAKLMTQKAASLYDSGDDFGAGESANMAKYAAAEVAIRATDQAVQTHGGNGLATEYGLGTLVTAVRLGRIAPVSREMVLNFVGQHSLGLPKSY, via the coding sequence ATGAACGCCATGAACTTCATCGAGCCCGAAGAGCGGATCGCGCTCCGCAAGGCCGTCGCCGAACTGGGCGCCAAGTACGGGCACGAGTACTACGCGAAGAAGGCCCGCGCCGGCGAGAAGACCCACGAGCTGTGGGACGAGGCCGGCCGCCTGGGCTACCTCGGCGTCAACATCCCCGAGGAGTACGGCGGCGGGGGCGCGGGCATCGCCGACCTCGCCGCGGTCCTCGAAGAGCTGGCCGCCGCGGGCTCGCCGCTGCTGCTCATGGTCGTCTCGCCGGCCATCTGCGGCACCGTCATCTCCCGGTTCGGCACCGAGGAGCAGAAGAAGCAGTGGCTGCCGGGCATCGCCGACGGCAGCAAGCGGATGGTCTTCGCGATCACCGAGCCGGACGCCGGGTCGAACTCGCACAAGATCACCACCACCGCCAAGCGCGACGGCGACGGCTGGGTCCTCAGTGGACGCAAGGTCTACATCTCCGGCGTCGACGAGGCCGACGCGGTGCTCGTCGTCGGCCGCATGGAGGACTCGAAGACCGGCCGGCTCAAGCCTGCGCTGTTCATCCTGCCGACCGGCACCGAGGGCTTCGAGTACACGAAGATCCCGATGGACATCGTCGCGCCGGAGAACCAGTTCTCGCTGTTCCTCGACGACGTCAAGCTGCCGGCCGAGGCGCTGGTCGGCGAGGAGGACGCGGCGATCGCGCAGCTGTTCGCCGGCCTCAACCCGGAACGCATCATGGGCGCGTCGTTCTCCCTCGGCATCGCCCGGTACGCGCTGGCCAAGGCCACCTCCTACGCCAACCAGAGGCAGGTCTGGGGCACCCCGATCGGCGCCCACCAGGGCCTCGCGCACCCCCTGGCCGAGATCAAGATCGAGCTGGAGCTCGCGAAGCTGATGACGCAGAAGGCGGCGTCGCTCTACGACTCCGGCGACGACTTCGGCGCGGGGGAGTCGGCCAACATGGCCAAGTACGCCGCCGCCGAGGTGGCCATCCGCGCGACCGACCAGGCCGTGCAGACCCACGGCGGCAACGGGCTCGCGACCGAATACGGCCTCGGGACGCTGGTCACGGCCGTCCGGCTCGGCCGGATCGCGCCGGTCAGCCGCGAGATGGTGCTCAACTTCGTCGGCCAGCACAGCCTCGGCCTCCCGAAGTCCTACTAG